A genome region from Salinigranum halophilum includes the following:
- a CDS encoding energy-coupling factor ABC transporter permease has product MAHIHLGEGSFPLWALILWTLLGAGLISAVVYRVRKGGIKTHQIALAGIGAAASFAIFQLNIPVWGGIHMNLTGLVGILAGPLLGALIALVVNIFSAALGHGAVGLLGANTLVNASEAIVAYYAFKTLMGMDWDVFPAGASAATLGLSAGAFLMGAIIVISGVNGSALPRGDLTIAVAGLVGLNLGVAVIEGILTGFIVQFLASVRPDLVGLAGRDTSGESTGVTA; this is encoded by the coding sequence ATGGCACACATTCACCTCGGAGAAGGCTCGTTCCCGCTGTGGGCACTGATCCTCTGGACGCTGCTTGGCGCCGGACTGATCAGCGCCGTGGTCTATCGAGTCCGAAAAGGCGGTATCAAAACGCATCAGATCGCGCTCGCAGGTATCGGCGCGGCCGCGAGTTTCGCGATCTTCCAGCTGAACATCCCCGTGTGGGGCGGGATTCACATGAATCTCACCGGCCTCGTCGGCATCCTCGCTGGGCCGCTGCTCGGGGCACTCATCGCGCTGGTCGTGAACATCTTCTCGGCAGCGCTCGGCCACGGTGCCGTCGGCCTGCTCGGCGCGAACACGCTCGTCAACGCGAGCGAAGCCATCGTCGCCTACTACGCGTTCAAGACGTTGATGGGGATGGACTGGGACGTCTTCCCCGCAGGCGCCAGTGCCGCGACGCTCGGTCTCTCGGCAGGCGCGTTCCTGATGGGTGCGATCATCGTCATCAGCGGCGTGAACGGGAGCGCACTGCCGCGTGGTGATTTGACGATTGCCGTCGCTGGTCTCGTCGGGCTCAACCTCGGCGTCGCCGTCATCGAGGGGATCCTGACGGGCTTTATCGTTCAGTTCCTCGCCTCCGTCCGCCCCGATCTCGTCGGGCTCGCCGGACGCGACACCAGCGGCGAATCCACTGGGGTGACGGCCTGA
- a CDS encoding rhomboid family intramembrane serine protease yields the protein MRSPTLDLLALFSVVFVLETLGGFVGVGSAWFALAAPLSRPWTLVTSVYAHANLAHLLANSVALIFIGFALEQFTTRIRLHLFVLVTGALSGLAELLVGGLFGQSVAVLGASGAILALYGYAIAGNRLTGGVLDRLDLAPRATLALVVGVALVVTLVTASAGVALVAHFTGVVLGVVAGRLGVLRP from the coding sequence ATGCGATCTCCAACGTTGGACCTGCTCGCGCTCTTCAGTGTGGTGTTCGTCTTGGAGACACTCGGTGGATTCGTCGGAGTGGGGTCGGCGTGGTTCGCGCTCGCGGCACCGCTCTCGCGGCCGTGGACGCTCGTCACCAGCGTCTACGCCCACGCGAATCTCGCACACCTCCTCGCGAACTCTGTCGCACTCATATTCATCGGCTTTGCGCTGGAGCAGTTCACGACTCGAATCCGTCTCCACCTGTTCGTTCTCGTGACCGGCGCGCTATCCGGTCTCGCCGAACTCCTCGTCGGGGGGTTGTTCGGTCAGTCGGTGGCCGTTCTCGGCGCGAGCGGTGCCATTCTCGCGCTGTACGGCTACGCCATCGCCGGGAACCGACTCACCGGTGGAGTGCTCGACAGACTGGATCTCGCCCCGCGTGCGACCCTCGCGCTCGTGGTGGGTGTCGCACTCGTCGTAACGTTGGTCACCGCCAGCGCGGGCGTTGCCCTTGTCGCGCACTTCACCGGCGTCGTCCTCGGAGTCGTCGCTGGACGACTGGGCGTATTGCGGCCGTGA
- a CDS encoding ABC transporter permease — protein MSTQTDTSSNAVVIGSFEGDLRRYLRGLGGLLVFLLVWWVGATTTQPSYLVPGPLDSVRAFIDLFATSTAITVPVAGSSLVLPTGFAHLAQTLFHYVPGLLLGAGCGIGLGLAMGWNGALDDWLRPLVRVLRPIPPLAWIVFAIVWFGIHHTGAAFIVFVGAFWINFYGAYGGVEGISTDLTDAASTLGVERDLSMLKLVALPSAAPQVLTGFRTSIGRCWMIVVGAELFGAPGVGYEIINASNNLAMATSVAYMFLISLAFLCMDVGFRLVEGRALAWR, from the coding sequence ATGAGCACGCAGACCGACACCAGTTCCAACGCGGTCGTCATCGGCAGTTTCGAGGGAGACCTGCGTCGGTATCTGCGCGGCCTGGGCGGTCTCCTGGTGTTCCTCCTCGTCTGGTGGGTTGGCGCGACGACGACCCAGCCGTCGTATCTGGTTCCGGGCCCCCTCGATTCCGTGCGCGCGTTCATCGACTTGTTCGCGACCTCGACTGCGATTACGGTCCCCGTGGCTGGCTCGAGTCTGGTGTTACCGACGGGGTTCGCACACCTCGCACAGACGTTGTTCCACTACGTTCCTGGCCTCCTTCTCGGTGCGGGCTGTGGGATTGGGCTCGGACTGGCGATGGGCTGGAACGGTGCGTTGGACGACTGGTTGCGGCCACTCGTCCGAGTGCTCCGGCCGATTCCGCCACTGGCGTGGATCGTCTTCGCCATCGTCTGGTTCGGGATCCACCACACCGGCGCGGCGTTCATCGTCTTCGTCGGCGCGTTCTGGATCAACTTCTACGGCGCCTACGGTGGCGTCGAAGGCATCTCGACCGACCTGACCGATGCCGCGTCGACGCTCGGTGTAGAACGCGACCTCTCGATGCTGAAACTGGTGGCGCTCCCGAGCGCTGCCCCCCAGGTGTTGACTGGGTTCCGGACGAGCATCGGTCGCTGCTGGATGATCGTCGTCGGTGCCGAGTTGTTCGGCGCGCCGGGCGTCGGCTACGAGATCATCAACGCCTCCAACAACCTCGCGATGGCGACCAGCGTCGCGTACATGTTCCTGATCAGCCTGGCGTTCCTCTGTATGGACGTCGGGTTCCGACTCGTCGAAGGGAGGGCGCTCGCGTGGCGCTAA
- a CDS encoding CopG family ribbon-helix-helix protein encodes MPERLRDGLDTFAEEHGYTGRSEVIREACQSLLEEYRETDYEGRRVLATVTAVFGYDEPEIERRMMDIRHEFEASIRSNSHNCLEGNAGCVETFVIEAAYEDALRFIGTVRGADESISVDYTVVPVDVMNAQISEQ; translated from the coding sequence ATGCCGGAGCGACTCCGGGACGGTCTCGATACATTTGCGGAAGAACACGGCTACACCGGACGAAGTGAGGTCATCCGTGAAGCGTGCCAGTCATTGCTCGAAGAGTATCGAGAGACAGACTACGAGGGCCGGCGGGTCTTGGCGACAGTTACTGCGGTCTTCGGATATGATGAACCGGAGATCGAACGCCGGATGATGGACATCCGCCACGAATTCGAAGCGTCAATTCGGTCGAACTCTCACAACTGTCTCGAAGGTAACGCAGGCTGTGTCGAGACATTCGTAATCGAGGCTGCATACGAAGATGCCCTGCGATTTATCGGCACCGTTCGAGGAGCAGATGAATCCATTTCGGTCGATTACACGGTAGTACCCGTCGATGTCATGAACGCACAGATCAGCGAGCAGTAG
- a CDS encoding DUF6498-containing protein: protein MTLRDRISSWTFVLGGATAVLGANLLPLVGVVALGWSLWSLLVVYWAEAFSTVLLAAVKTLFAERGSPGLSGQIEPLHELREKRGGWNLRATWPPIYPRNIPFALSMLGVWSVTVLPLSIFYWLAAEPPAVLSLDLVLGLGALVVAQVADFFFEYISTEQYTEVSAQEIMRTPAQLTVLVLSLGVFAAGGGRTGGLLTLVSVVLAKTTASLYRLYLEHVGTPIIGPGDRLVDEDASEPPPELELPEVEVQARVSVSATSVLLGSVWSVAFGFANRLGLGALAFLGLAVVSREPVWVALGLLIVCAIVAARVLSYFFRYGTVEYQRRGDTLVAYDTLLEAPQWIVTVDSFTEFSVKNAIADRLLGTGTLTISGVESVDGGEAQVGPVGDIDRVVETLQLPVEETERPERDPAVIGAACVLMLCFVAVPAGLFFSSRVSDAMAGALTVLFGPFLLLPVGVLLWAALSRI, encoded by the coding sequence GTGACTCTTCGCGACCGCATCTCGTCGTGGACGTTCGTACTCGGTGGTGCCACGGCCGTATTGGGTGCGAACCTCCTCCCCCTCGTCGGCGTCGTCGCGTTGGGCTGGAGCCTCTGGTCGCTCCTCGTCGTCTACTGGGCCGAAGCGTTCAGTACGGTCCTCCTGGCAGCCGTCAAGACGCTCTTCGCCGAGCGTGGGTCACCGGGTCTCTCGGGCCAGATCGAACCGTTGCACGAGCTCCGAGAGAAACGCGGTGGCTGGAATCTGAGGGCTACCTGGCCACCCATCTATCCGCGAAATATCCCGTTCGCGCTCTCGATGCTGGGGGTGTGGTCCGTGACCGTCCTCCCACTGAGCATCTTCTACTGGCTGGCGGCAGAGCCGCCGGCTGTCCTCTCACTCGACCTCGTTCTCGGACTCGGTGCGCTGGTGGTCGCACAGGTGGCCGACTTCTTCTTCGAGTACATCAGCACAGAGCAGTACACCGAGGTGTCCGCACAGGAAATCATGCGAACTCCCGCACAGCTCACGGTACTCGTGCTGTCGCTCGGGGTGTTTGCCGCTGGTGGCGGCCGGACGGGCGGCCTGTTGACCCTCGTTAGTGTCGTCCTCGCGAAGACGACTGCGTCGCTGTACCGGCTCTACCTCGAGCACGTCGGAACGCCGATTATCGGACCCGGAGACCGCCTCGTCGACGAAGACGCCAGCGAACCACCGCCAGAACTCGAACTCCCGGAGGTTGAGGTGCAGGCTCGAGTCTCCGTCAGCGCGACGTCGGTGTTGCTCGGGAGCGTGTGGTCGGTCGCGTTCGGATTCGCGAACCGTCTCGGTCTCGGCGCGCTTGCTTTCCTGGGGCTCGCGGTCGTCTCTCGTGAACCAGTCTGGGTCGCTCTCGGACTACTCATCGTCTGTGCTATCGTCGCCGCACGGGTCCTCAGCTACTTCTTCCGGTATGGCACTGTCGAGTATCAACGCCGCGGTGACACCCTTGTCGCGTACGACACGCTGCTCGAAGCGCCACAGTGGATCGTCACGGTCGACTCCTTCACCGAGTTCTCGGTGAAGAACGCCATCGCCGACCGGTTGCTCGGGACGGGAACGCTCACCATCTCCGGTGTCGAGTCAGTCGATGGGGGTGAGGCACAGGTTGGACCAGTCGGGGACATCGACCGCGTCGTCGAGACGCTCCAACTCCCGGTCGAAGAGACGGAACGACCGGAGCGTGACCCGGCAGTGATCGGTGCCGCCTGCGTGCTGATGCTGTGTTTCGTCGCCGTCCCGGCTGGACTGTTCTTCAGCTCCCGCGTCAGCGACGCGATGGCAGGTGCGCTCACCGTCCTGTTCGGACCGTTTCTGTTGCTCCCGGTCGGCGTGCTCCTCTGGGCCGCGCTCTCTCGAATCTGA
- a CDS encoding ABC transporter substrate-binding protein: MVQISRRRLLQKAGASTVAAAGIAGCLGRGGESSRGGGSLDSVTVAYVPIYPNMQHYVMEREGYYEAVPAEVTIERFSSGPSVVKAFASGDVDVALFGITPSMVLVDKGTEAGILVANSRNGFKVMGTTDLADLYEQEGAAAFERFEEAHGRKVRFGAPPDGSVPDIVLRYWIQEDLDIGEMESVVDKSKVPPAKAVQTIQSGDIDATIIQEPFATIIGQDDGFGELAWSGEILDNHPVTVLFANQRVFDDSKVAQSLVEQHIAATEFTADSPDAAAAHAASVIGSGVSADLARAAMDSKASEFISDPHAITDQAATMGEFVASVGNIEEPVATEDLFAFDPYDALQ; this comes from the coding sequence ATGGTCCAAATTTCGCGCCGAAGGCTGCTTCAGAAAGCAGGCGCAAGCACGGTTGCTGCGGCGGGTATCGCTGGCTGTCTCGGTCGAGGAGGGGAGTCCAGCCGAGGGGGTGGGTCACTCGATTCCGTCACGGTCGCGTACGTCCCGATTTACCCGAACATGCAACACTACGTGATGGAACGAGAGGGCTACTACGAGGCTGTCCCGGCAGAGGTCACAATAGAGCGGTTCAGCTCAGGCCCAAGCGTCGTCAAGGCGTTCGCCAGCGGTGACGTCGACGTCGCGCTCTTCGGAATCACTCCCTCGATGGTCCTCGTCGACAAGGGAACTGAAGCCGGTATCCTCGTGGCGAACTCGAGAAACGGTTTCAAAGTCATGGGAACGACCGACCTCGCTGATCTCTACGAACAGGAGGGGGCGGCTGCGTTCGAGCGCTTCGAGGAAGCACATGGTCGTAAGGTCCGATTCGGTGCCCCACCGGACGGGAGTGTCCCCGACATCGTCCTCCGATACTGGATTCAGGAGGACCTCGACATCGGTGAGATGGAGTCGGTCGTCGACAAGTCGAAAGTCCCGCCCGCGAAGGCGGTCCAGACAATCCAGTCGGGCGATATCGACGCGACGATTATCCAGGAGCCGTTCGCGACGATCATCGGACAGGACGATGGTTTCGGCGAACTGGCCTGGTCCGGAGAGATACTGGACAACCACCCGGTCACGGTGCTGTTCGCGAACCAGCGGGTGTTCGACGACAGCAAGGTCGCCCAGTCACTCGTCGAACAGCACATCGCGGCAACCGAGTTCACGGCGGACTCACCGGATGCCGCCGCCGCCCATGCCGCCTCCGTGATCGGCTCCGGTGTGAGCGCGGACCTCGCGAGGGCTGCCATGGATTCGAAGGCGTCGGAGTTCATCTCGGACCCGCACGCGATCACCGATCAGGCCGCAACGATGGGTGAGTTCGTCGCGAGTGTCGGAAACATCGAGGAACCGGTCGCGACTGAGGACCTGTTCGCGTTCGATCCATACGACGCACTCCAGTAA
- a CDS encoding ABC transporter ATP-binding protein encodes MALSTDSSTNRESREKISVRNVSKGYDSTQALEDVSFSVSEGEFCCVVGPSGCGKTTLLRAIAGLDDPDSGSVLVDGDPVTGPGLDRGMVFQEYALFPWRTVRGNIRFGLDRPACDCADCEARVRELVDLVGLDGFEDAYPKELSGGMKQRVGIARALAPDPETLLMDEPFASVDARTRDRLHAELLDIWAQTDQTVVFVTHDIDEAVTLADRVIVMGTDPGTVQSTISIDLARPRERTDHDFVEYVARIRDELGGPGDTSA; translated from the coding sequence GTGGCGCTAAGTACGGACTCCTCCACCAATCGAGAGTCACGCGAGAAGATCAGCGTCCGGAACGTCAGTAAGGGGTACGACTCGACCCAGGCGCTCGAGGACGTGTCGTTCTCGGTGTCGGAGGGTGAGTTCTGCTGTGTGGTTGGACCGTCCGGCTGTGGAAAGACGACACTGCTGCGGGCGATAGCGGGTCTCGACGACCCGGACAGTGGTTCGGTTCTGGTCGACGGTGACCCGGTTACTGGCCCGGGTTTGGACCGAGGCATGGTCTTTCAGGAGTACGCACTGTTCCCCTGGCGAACTGTCCGTGGAAACATCCGGTTCGGCCTCGACCGGCCCGCCTGCGACTGTGCGGACTGCGAGGCGCGAGTCCGGGAACTGGTCGATCTCGTCGGGCTCGACGGCTTCGAGGACGCGTATCCGAAGGAACTGTCCGGCGGCATGAAACAGCGCGTCGGGATTGCTCGCGCGCTCGCCCCCGATCCAGAGACCCTCCTGATGGACGAACCGTTCGCCAGCGTCGACGCGCGGACGCGCGACCGCTTGCACGCCGAACTGCTGGACATCTGGGCACAAACCGACCAGACCGTCGTGTTCGTCACGCACGACATCGACGAGGCGGTGACGCTCGCCGACCGGGTCATCGTGATGGGCACTGATCCAGGGACTGTGCAGTCGACCATCTCGATCGACCTTGCGCGCCCGCGAGAACGAACGGACCACGACTTCGTGGAGTACGTCGCGCGAATCAGGGATGAACTCGGGGGTCCAGGTGACACTAGCGCCTGA
- a CDS encoding DUF3267 domain-containing protein translates to MGIGETVESEVVLADLEVTRGPAIQLTAVGTLGMVVAWGLFSALYELGTGQVAALRILSPGVGWWSVAVNVLVVLILGTVLIVPHEWLHGLTIRYYGGRTRYGAASLTSSCRTRTRRPIER, encoded by the coding sequence ATGGGAATCGGAGAGACGGTTGAGTCCGAGGTGGTTCTCGCTGACCTCGAGGTTACTCGCGGACCCGCCATCCAGTTGACCGCAGTCGGGACGCTCGGGATGGTCGTCGCGTGGGGGCTGTTCAGCGCCCTCTACGAACTCGGGACTGGACAGGTGGCGGCACTCAGAATCCTCTCACCCGGGGTCGGCTGGTGGAGTGTTGCGGTGAACGTGTTGGTCGTCCTCATTCTCGGGACCGTCCTCATCGTTCCTCACGAGTGGCTTCACGGCCTCACAATCCGGTACTACGGTGGACGAACCAGATACGGCGCGGCGTCGCTCACTTCATCCTGCCGTACGCGCACGCGACGACCGATAGAGAGATGA
- a CDS encoding CopG family ribbon-helix-helix protein yields the protein MTVVSVSMPEELLNRIDQFADDHGYTGRSEVLREASRNLLGEFEDTKLEDRDLMGVVTVVFDYETTSVEEKMMRLRHEHEDIVASNFHSHVGGHHCMELFVLEGSLEAISTFVGKIRATKDTLTIDYSVVPVDDFGPLADIN from the coding sequence ATGACCGTAGTTAGCGTCTCGATGCCGGAAGAGTTGCTTAATCGGATCGACCAGTTCGCGGACGATCACGGCTATACTGGTCGCAGTGAGGTACTCCGTGAGGCGAGCCGAAACCTCCTCGGTGAGTTCGAAGATACGAAACTCGAAGATCGAGACCTGATGGGCGTCGTCACAGTGGTTTTCGATTACGAAACCACGAGTGTCGAGGAGAAAATGATGCGCCTCCGCCACGAGCACGAGGACATCGTCGCGTCGAACTTCCATAGTCACGTCGGCGGCCATCACTGCATGGAACTGTTCGTGTTAGAAGGATCGCTCGAAGCGATCTCGACGTTCGTCGGGAAGATCCGAGCGACGAAGGACACGCTCACTATCGACTACTCCGTGGTGCCGGTGGATGACTTCGGGCCGCTCGCCGATATCAACTGA